One genomic window of Gossypium hirsutum isolate 1008001.06 chromosome D11, Gossypium_hirsutum_v2.1, whole genome shotgun sequence includes the following:
- the LOC107922592 gene encoding probable ATP synthase 24 kDa subunit, mitochondrial, which produces MALSTRILSKSRQLCGSQSILQKENTIPVRFYAKEAAAPLANKGDEILKNIFLEVKAKYETALGIFRKEKITIDPDDPAAVSQYAKVMKTVRQKADLFSESQRIQYTIQIRAQDVPDARTYLLTLKDIRIKRGLTDDLGAEAMMMNALDKVEKEIKKPLMRNDKQSMALLTAEFDKINKKLGIRKEDLPKYEEQLELKIANAQLEELKKDAFEAMETQKKREEFKDEAMPDVKSLDIRNFL; this is translated from the exons ATGGCCCTCTCTACTCGTATCCTCTCAAAATCTCGCcag CTTTGTGGTAGTCAATCTATTCTACAAAAGGAGAATACCATTCCTGTTCGTTTTTATGCCAAAGAGGCTGCTGCTCCCCTTGCTAATAAGGGAGATG AGATATTGAAAAATATCTTTTTGGAGGTTAAGGCAAAATATGAGACGGCATTGGGAATATTTAGGAAGGAGAAGATCACCATTGACCCAGATGACCCTGCTGCTGTTTCTCAGTATGCAAAAGTTATGAAGACAGTTAGGCAGAA GGCTGACTTGTTTTCAGAATCTCAGCGCATCCAGTACACCATCCAAATACGAGCTCAGGACGTTCCAGATGCTCGAACATATTTATTGACCCTGAAGGATATAAGGATCAA GAGAGGACTCACTGATGACCTTGGTGCTGAGGCTATGATGATGAATGCTTTGGATAAAGTCGAAAAAGAAATCAAGAAGCCTCTTATGAGGAATGACAAGCAATCAATGGCTCTTCTTACAGCAGAGTTTGACAAGATCAATAAAAA GCTTGGAATCCGGAAGGAAGATCTGCCCAAGTATGAAGAACAGTTAGAACTAAAAATTGCCAACGCACAATTGGAGGAGCTGAAGAAGGATGCTTTTGAAGCAATGGAAACACAAAAGAAGCG GGAGGAATTCAAGGATGAGGCAATGCCTGATGTGAAGTCATTGGACATACGAAACTTCCTATAA